A window from Primulina huaijiensis isolate GDHJ02 chromosome 11, ASM1229523v2, whole genome shotgun sequence encodes these proteins:
- the LOC140987866 gene encoding pre-mRNA-processing protein 40A-like — protein sequence MANNPQFTGMQPLRPRIVGGHVGPPPSPLPPMSMQFRSAVPPPPPPQPPQPYIPVTPQQFQPVGHSNMGMPPHPMPIQYPQGAPLPPPLPPAQRTGLVLPQGPPLPLTDFQPNRPVMPAPVQPPISNNFMPSFAGPVISPAAYTVSSSSSGLQQMNVGSISQNQSMPQTNVPNFSISGHPWYPMGNQNLQSTIQPQQEVELSAGGQPWFATGNQNLKPLTPFQQTGEQNTGAQQLFPSTNQNVQSGIPSRQTEELSDTEKLTNPAVIEKALSEWKEYTSRDGKKYYYNKRTGISLWEKPLELMTLTERADASTDWREFTTPEGRKYYFNKVTKQSKWAIPDEVKLARERVTMISCEGTPLMKHVTSLASAGVHTSEIPAYFPNANNSYSQGGKTIVSSPVSVEPAVNPEPAATSGLSGKLEEAAYTQLDVTGSHDPVETASSIVAADTSVSIELDSSITTPIRTANSISPREAAPPSVDETSNGGVEETNEIFMISGSGSIIAPEEKKVEHGPVVYESKEEAKNAFKVLLETANVGSDWNWDQAMRVIINDRRYGALRTLGERKQAFNEFVGQKKKQEVEERRARQKKAREDFKKMLDESEDLTSSTRWGKAVSMLEHDVRFQAVERAKDREDLFEDHLEDLKKKERAKALEERKRHKTEYLEFLKSCDFIKASSQWRKIQHRLETDQRCSRLEKIERLEIFQEYIRDLELVEEEQRKLRMEDMRKAERKNRDEFRKLMEEHVVNGILTANAHWRDYCTKVKDMPAYLAVSSNTSGSKAKDLFEDLIDDLEKQYLEDKEKIEGAIKNEKISLSTSCTLEDFKAALQKAVTSAKISDINLKLVYNELLEITKEKEEKEAKKRKRLAEDFYDFLFTLKEITASSKWEDCKPLVGDRFLGDESFFQEIFDNFIIELKEKAKEKERRRREEKAKKEKRREDKERRNKDRRVESKKGRERRKKGETDSDDSNSHSFEENRRSRDRSKKHRKRRMDYFDDTNFDGDDKDKSRSHRHITDSKKSKQVEKQSWSADVDTENESKKRKRDNRDGRNEDVDVEEHNEEPCEDGEVR from the exons ATGGCCAACAATCCTCAGTTCACTGGCATGCAG CCTCTCCGGCCTCGCATAGTTGGTGGTCACGTGGGTCCTCCTCCTAGCCCTCTTCCTCCCATGTCGATGCAA TTTCGATCAGCAGTTCCACCCCCGCCGCCGCCACAGCCACCTCAACCATACATTCCTGTGACTCCTCAGCAATTTCAGCCTGTTGGACATTCAAACATGGGGATGCCTCCTCATCCCATGCCAATTCAGTATCCTCAAGGAGCGCCACTGCCTCCCCCACTGCCCCCGGCTCAAAGAACTGGTCTTGTTTTGCCGCAAGGACCACCTCTGCCTCTGACTGATTTCCAGCCTAATAGACCTGTGATGCCTGCTCCTGTTCAGCCTCCGATCTCGAATAATTTCATGCCTAGTTTTGCTGGTCCTGTTATTTCTCCAGCGGCATACACT GTATCCTCGTCATCTAGTGGGCTACAGCAAATGAATGTAGGCTCAATATCTCAGAATCAGTCGATGCCCCAGACTAATGTTCCCAATTTTTCTATCAGTGGACACCCATGGTATCCTATGGGGAATCAGAACTTGCAATCGACCATCCAACCACAGCAAGAGGTGGAACTAAGTGCTGGAGGACAACCATGGTTTGCAACTGGGAACCAGAATTTAAAACCTCTTACCCCTTTTCAGCAGACCGGGGAGCAAAATACTGGTGCACAACAATTGTTTCCAAGTACAAATCAGAATGTACAATCAGGAATACCTTCTCGGCAGACTGAGGAACTCTCTGACACG GAGAAACTTACCAACCCTGCCGTCATTGAAAAGGCTTTATCAGAATGGAAAGAATACACCTCTCGTGATGGaaaaaa ATATTATTATAACAAACGGACAGGGATATCTCTGTGGGAGAAGCCTTTAGAATTGATGACCCTCACTGAG AGGGCAGATGCATCAACTGACTGGAGAGAGTTCACTACTCCCGAAGGAAGAAA GTATTACTTCAATAAAGTTACCAAACAGTCGAAATGGGCCATTCCAGATGAAGTCAAG TTGGCTCGTGAAAGGGTGACAATGATTTCATGTGAAGGAACACCATTAATGAAACATGTTACTTCCCTTGCCTCAGCTGGTGTTCATACTTCTGAGATCCCGGCTTATTTTCCCAATGCAAATAATTCATATTCTCAAGGTGGTAAAACAATTGTGTCAAGCCCAGTTTCAGTGGAACCAGCTGTTAATCCAGAACCTGCAGCCACTTCTGGATTATCAGGCAAACTAGAGGAGGCTGCTTATACACAACTAGATGTAACAGGGTCACATGATCCTGTagaaactgcttcttcaattgttgcgGCAGATACATCAGTCTCCATTGAGCTTGACAGCTCTATAACTACACCAAT AAGAACTGCTAATAGCATATCACCTCGGGAAGCTGCACCACCATCTGTTGATGAAACCTCAAATGGAGGTGTGGAG GAAACcaatgaaatatttatgatttctgGAAGCGGGAGCATCATTGCACCTGAAGAGAAAAAAGTAGAGCATGGACCTGTAGTCTATGAGAGTAAAGAG GAGGCGAAGAATGCTTTCAAAGTTCTCTTGGAAACAGCAAATGTTGGCTCTGATTGGAATTGGGACCAG GCCATGAGAGTGATAATAAATGACCGGAGATATGGTGCACTAAGAACTCTCGGTGAAAGAAAGCAAGCTTTTAACGAG TTTGTGGGACAAAAGAAAAAACAGGAAGTTGAAGAGAGGCGTGCCAGACAGAAGAAAGCGCGGgaagatttcaagaaaatgttagAT GAATCTGAAGATCTGACTTCATCAACAAGATGGGG CAAAGCAGTATCTATGCTTGAACATGATGTACGTTTTCAAGCTGTTGAACGAGCTAAAGATCGTGAGGACCTCTTTGAAGACCATTTAGAGGATCTCAAGAAAAAG GAACGAGCAAAGGCTTTGGAGGAGCGCAAACGTCATAAGACAGAGTATTTGGAGTTTCTAAAATCTTGTGATTTTATCAAG GCGAGTAGCCAATGGCGGAAAATTCAACACCGTTTGGAAACTGATCAGAGATGCTCACGCTTAGAAAAAATTGAGCGCTTGGAAATCTTCCAA GAATACATACGAGATCTAGAGTTGGTGGAAGAGGAACAAAGAAAATTGAGAATG GAGGACATGAGGAAAGCAGAACGTAAAAACCGTGATGAATTTCGAAAGCTGATGGAGGAACATGTTGTTAATGGCATACTTACTGCCAATGCTCATTGGCGTGACTATTGTACGAAG GTTAAAGACATGCCCGCGTATCTTGCAGTATCTTCAAACACCTCAGGGTCTAAAGCAAAAGATCTGTTTGAGGATCTCATAGACGACCTTGAAAAACAG TATTTGGAGGACAAGGAGAAAATTGAAGGTGCGATAAAGAATGAAAAG ATATCCTTGTCTACATCTTGTACTCTTGAAGACTTCAAGGCTGCACTTCAGAAAGCAGTTACATCAGCAAAAATATCTGATATCAATTTAAAG CTTGTATATAATGAGTTGTTGGAAATAACTaaagagaaagaagaaaaagaagctAAGAAGCGTAAACGTCTAGCTGAAGATTTCTATGACTTCCTATTCACTTTAAAG GAAATAACAGCATCCTCGAAGTGGGAGGATTGCAAACCACTTGTTGGAGATCG GTTTCTTGGAGATGAAAGCTTTTTCCAGGAAATCtttgacaacttcattattgaACTCAAAGAAAAGGCAAAAGAGAAGGAGCGAAGGAGAAGAGAAGAAAAG GCAAAGAAGGAAAAAAGGAGAGAGGATAAGGAAAGAAGGAATAAAGATCGGAGAGTCGAAAGCAAAAAGGGTAGAGAGAGACGTAAGAAAGGTGAAACCGACAGTGATGACTCTAATTCTCACAGTTTTGAAGAGAATAGAAGGTCAAGAGACAGGAGCAAGAAACATCGGAAGCGGCGCATGGACTATTTTGATGATACCAATTTTGATGGTGACGATAAAGATAAGTCTAGGTCTCATAGACACATCACCGATTCCAAAAAGTCGAAACAG GTCGAGAAGCAATCTTGGTCTGCAGATGTAGATACTGAAAACGAGAGTAAGAAACGCAAAAGGGATAATCGGGATGGCAGAAACGAGGACGTTGATGTCGAGGAGCATAATGAAGAGCCGTGCGAGGATGGAGAGGTTCGATAG
- the LOC140987098 gene encoding protein SOB FIVE-LIKE 5-like: protein MDYICPLEDNQEFSSSSGCESGWTLYLGHSSAYPQAVSNQEHDFFGAGRNRVYHEVEEDEDLSMVSDASSGPPHLNEEDSYGSTGKDNNGGCFYPYENINESALSGKNLKRQKVEENRRRIKDINKDQSSSNLLDDTASSPFFGFSNERFTHTRSRQASMENELEYSQGYSTTHFEGRAPNYHETFDFFQSPVSGNQLYQDQWFEGRRW from the exons ATGGATTACATTTGCCCGTTGGAAGATAATCAAGAATTCAGCAGCAGTAGTGGGTGTGAGTCAGGCTGGACTCTTTACCTCGGGCACTCGTCAGCCTATCCACAGGCTGTCAGCAACCAAGAACACGATTTCTTCGGAGCAGGAAGAAATCGTGTTTACCATGAGgtagaagaagatgaagatttATCCATGGTCTCCGACGCTTCGTCCGGACCTCCACACTTGAATGAAGAAGATAGCTATGGTTCAACTGGAAAAGACAACAATGGAGGATGCTTTTATCCTTACGAGAATATTAATGAATCTGCATTGTCTGGAAAGAATCTCAAGAGACAGAAAGTAGAAGAAAATCGACGTCGAATCAAGGATATTAATAAAGATCAATCTTCTTCTAATTTGCTTGATGACACTGCTAGTTCTCCTTTCTTTGGCTTCTCCAAC GAAAGATTCACTCACACAAGATCGAGGCAGGCTTCCATGGAGAATGAGTTGGAATATTCACAAGGATACTCCACGACTCATTTTGAA GGGAGAGCTCCTAATTACCACGAGACTTTTGATTTTTTCCAGTCTCCAGTTTCTGGAAATCAGCTTTACCAAGACCA GTGGTTTGAAGGGAGACGATGGTGA